One Thermicanus aegyptius DSM 12793 DNA segment encodes these proteins:
- a CDS encoding DUF2800 domain-containing protein, producing MTAERAHAILSASGAHRWLACTPSARLEATLPERESEYAEEGRLAHAIAELKLRKHFIEQMNVRTFNKKLKELQSNGLYQDEMMKHTDVYTEYLQGIVHGFTTPPYIAVEKRLDFSAWVPEGFGTGDCIIIGSGTLRIVDLKYGKGVPVSAEGNPQMRLYALGAWAAYNFLFPIDRVRMTIVQPRLDSISEDEITIQELLEWGEWVKPIATKAYAGEGEFVPGEHCRFCRAKALCRARAQYYLELEGFKKMIPPLISNEEVGRILERARELEKWVSDLEEYALAESLKGNEIPGWKAVEGRSSRQYVDQDAAFAALKAAGIDEAILYERKPLTVAQIEKVLGKADYKRLLEEPGLVKVEPGKPTLAPISDKREAITNRITAAEAFGE from the coding sequence ATGACAGCCGAACGCGCCCACGCGATCCTTTCCGCCAGCGGGGCCCACCGCTGGCTGGCATGCACCCCGAGTGCCCGGCTTGAAGCGACGTTGCCGGAACGGGAATCCGAATACGCCGAAGAAGGCAGGCTGGCACATGCTATCGCTGAACTGAAGCTCCGGAAACATTTCATCGAGCAGATGAATGTGAGGACCTTCAACAAAAAGCTGAAAGAGTTGCAATCGAACGGACTGTATCAAGACGAAATGATGAAGCATACAGACGTGTACACCGAATACCTTCAGGGCATTGTCCACGGCTTCACGACACCGCCCTACATTGCAGTTGAAAAGCGTCTCGATTTCAGCGCGTGGGTTCCGGAGGGATTCGGGACCGGAGACTGTATCATCATCGGCTCCGGGACGCTCCGCATCGTCGACCTGAAGTACGGGAAGGGCGTACCGGTGTCAGCAGAAGGCAATCCGCAAATGCGATTGTACGCGCTGGGGGCATGGGCGGCATACAATTTCCTGTTCCCGATTGATCGCGTGCGTATGACAATCGTCCAGCCACGGCTCGACAGTATTTCCGAGGACGAAATCACTATTCAAGAGCTCCTCGAATGGGGCGAATGGGTGAAGCCGATCGCGACAAAAGCCTACGCCGGGGAAGGGGAATTCGTTCCCGGGGAGCATTGCAGATTCTGTAGGGCGAAGGCACTTTGTCGGGCCCGGGCACAGTACTATCTGGAGCTGGAAGGTTTCAAAAAGATGATTCCCCCGCTCATTTCCAATGAGGAGGTAGGGCGGATCCTCGAGCGGGCCCGGGAGCTTGAGAAATGGGTATCCGATCTCGAAGAATATGCTCTGGCCGAATCGCTTAAAGGCAACGAAATTCCCGGATGGAAAGCCGTTGAAGGACGAAGCTCGCGGCAATACGTTGACCAGGACGCGGCGTTCGCCGCGCTTAAAGCTGCCGGCATCGACGAGGCGATATTGTACGAGCGCAAGCCGTTGACTGTGGCTCAGATCGAAAAGGTACTCGGCAAAGCGGATTACAAACGGCTACTCGAAGAACCGGGACTCGTCAAGGTGGAACCCGGCAAACCGACACTCGCGCCAATCTCGGATAAGCGTGAAGCGATCACAAACCGTATCACGGCAGCCGAAGCTTTTGGCGAATAA